A single Desulfovibrio piger DNA region contains:
- a CDS encoding FKBP-type peptidyl-prolyl cis-trans isomerase: MAIKNGDTLRVHYTGTLSDGTVFDSSRERDPLEFTMGKGMLIPGFEAAVMGHEAGETVTVTIPPSQAYGESDPELVFTVDRAQVPDHIPLTVGVPLQLSNEQGQMDVTITEVTDEEITLDANHPLAGKELTFEIEIVSVN; encoded by the coding sequence ATGGCTATCAAGAATGGCGACACCCTGCGCGTGCACTACACCGGCACTCTCAGCGACGGCACTGTTTTCGATTCTTCCCGCGAACGCGATCCCCTGGAATTCACCATGGGCAAAGGCATGCTCATCCCCGGCTTCGAAGCCGCCGTCATGGGCCACGAAGCGGGCGAGACCGTGACCGTCACCATTCCCCCGTCCCAGGCCTATGGCGAAAGCGACCCCGAGCTGGTCTTCACCGTGGACCGCGCCCAGGTGCCCGACCACATCCCGCTGACCGTGGGCGTGCCGCTGCAGCTTTCCAATGAACAGGGCCAGATGGACGTGACCATCACCGAAGTCACGGACGAGGAGATCACCCTGGATGCCAACCATCCCCTGGCCGGCAAGGAACTGACCTTCGAAATCGAAATCGTCAGCGTCAACTAG
- a CDS encoding glutamine synthetase III: MSSNSARRSAVQAITTYKPEASPLNFYDTKPTDIFGCNVFTDKVMRERLPKDVYKALHKTIEFGERMDPGIADTVAAVMKDWAIEKGATHFTHIFYPLTGQTAEKHDSFLMPDGQGRIIAEFSGAMLIRGEPDASSFPSGGLRSTFEARGYTAWDVTSPAYIMENPNGTFLCIPTMFLSWTGVALDKKTPLLRSGQALNREARRVLKLFGIETKLPVVSYAGLEQEYFCIDHNFNFARPDLQVAGRSLFGARPAKGQEFSDQYFGVIPQRVLSYMMEVERELYKLGVPVRTRHNEAAPSQYEIAPLYEASNLAVDHNHIIMSTLRNVAKRYGLKCLLHEKPFYGVNGSGKHVNYSIGNAELGTLFNPGETPHANAKFLVFCAAMIRAVHKFGGLLRATVASASNDHRLGAHEAPPAIMSIFLGDQLTEVFEAFRAGRIDDAANSKSGRVMNVGVDTLPPLPTDPGDRNRTSPIAFTGNRFEFRALGSSQSAAGSITALNAIMADSLGHAADFLEGELARGKDLNTAIQHYVQHVIEEHSAVIFNGDGYSSIWHAEAERRGLPNLRTTPEAMPELIRPEVIDLYERLGILNRAELKARYDIYLEQYCKTVRTEAILTTRIARTIIFPAAMRYQGELAETAARMKAIGKDFRTMTLDEVTEQLRGLQDATRSLEATLASVDGKGDFLARATRYCTEVLPLMSEVRRYADLLETRVADDLWDLPSYQEILFGK, translated from the coding sequence ATGAGCAGCAACTCCGCCCGCAGAAGTGCCGTTCAGGCCATCACCACCTACAAGCCGGAAGCGTCGCCGCTGAATTTCTATGATACCAAGCCCACCGACATTTTCGGCTGTAACGTGTTCACTGACAAGGTGATGCGCGAACGCCTGCCCAAGGATGTCTACAAGGCCCTGCACAAGACCATCGAATTTGGCGAGCGCATGGATCCCGGCATCGCCGATACCGTGGCCGCCGTCATGAAGGACTGGGCCATCGAAAAGGGTGCCACCCACTTCACCCACATTTTTTATCCCCTGACCGGCCAGACGGCGGAAAAGCACGACAGCTTCCTGATGCCTGACGGCCAGGGCCGCATCATCGCCGAATTTTCCGGCGCCATGCTGATCCGCGGCGAACCCGACGCCTCGTCCTTCCCCTCCGGCGGCCTGCGCTCCACCTTTGAGGCGCGCGGCTACACGGCCTGGGATGTGACCAGTCCCGCCTACATCATGGAGAACCCCAACGGGACTTTCCTGTGCATCCCCACCATGTTCCTTTCCTGGACCGGTGTGGCCCTGGACAAGAAGACCCCGCTGCTGCGTTCCGGCCAGGCCCTCAACCGTGAGGCCCGCCGCGTGCTGAAGCTGTTCGGTATCGAGACCAAGCTGCCCGTGGTCTCCTATGCCGGTCTGGAGCAGGAATATTTCTGCATCGACCACAACTTCAACTTCGCCCGTCCCGACCTGCAGGTGGCGGGCCGTTCGCTCTTCGGTGCCCGTCCGGCCAAGGGCCAGGAGTTCAGCGACCAGTACTTCGGGGTCATCCCCCAGCGCGTGCTGTCCTACATGATGGAAGTGGAACGCGAGCTCTACAAGCTGGGCGTGCCCGTGCGCACCCGCCACAATGAAGCCGCGCCCAGCCAGTACGAGATCGCGCCCCTGTACGAGGCCAGCAACCTGGCCGTGGACCACAACCACATCATTATGTCCACCCTGCGCAACGTGGCCAAACGCTACGGGCTCAAGTGCCTGCTGCACGAAAAGCCCTTCTACGGCGTCAACGGCTCGGGCAAGCATGTGAACTATTCCATCGGCAATGCCGAGCTGGGCACGCTGTTCAACCCCGGCGAGACCCCGCACGCCAATGCCAAGTTCCTGGTGTTCTGTGCGGCCATGATCCGCGCCGTGCACAAGTTCGGCGGCCTGCTGCGCGCCACGGTGGCCAGTGCCAGCAATGACCACCGTCTGGGTGCCCATGAAGCTCCGCCGGCCATCATGTCCATCTTCCTGGGCGACCAGCTGACGGAAGTGTTCGAAGCCTTCCGCGCCGGCCGTATCGACGATGCCGCCAACAGCAAGAGCGGCCGTGTCATGAACGTGGGCGTGGATACCCTGCCGCCCCTGCCCACCGATCCCGGGGATCGCAACCGCACCAGCCCCATCGCCTTCACGGGCAACCGTTTCGAGTTCCGTGCCCTGGGCTCCAGCCAGTCCGCTGCCGGTTCCATCACGGCCCTGAACGCCATCATGGCCGATTCGCTGGGCCATGCGGCAGATTTCCTGGAAGGCGAACTGGCCCGCGGCAAGGATCTCAATACGGCCATCCAGCACTATGTGCAGCATGTCATCGAGGAGCACAGCGCCGTGATCTTCAATGGTGACGGCTACTCCAGCATCTGGCATGCCGAAGCCGAACGCCGCGGCCTGCCCAATCTGCGCACCACGCCCGAGGCCATGCCCGAGCTGATCCGCCCCGAGGTCATCGACCTTTACGAGCGTCTGGGCATCCTGAACCGTGCCGAGCTCAAGGCCCGTTACGACATCTATCTGGAACAGTACTGCAAGACCGTGCGTACCGAAGCCATCCTGACCACCCGCATCGCCCGGACCATCATCTTCCCCGCGGCCATGCGCTATCAGGGCGAACTGGCCGAGACAGCGGCCCGCATGAAGGCCATCGGCAAGGACTTCCGCACCATGACCCTGGACGAAGTCACCGAGCAGCTGCGCGGCCTGCAGGATGCTACCCGCAGTCTGGAAGCCACACTGGCCAGCGTGGACGGCAAGGGCGATTTCCTGGCCCGTGCCACCCGCTACTGCACGGAAGTGCTGCCCCTCATGAGTGAGGTGCGGCGCTATGCCGACCTGCTGGAGACCCGTGTGGCCGATGACCTGTGGGATCTGCCCAGCTATCAGGAGATCCTTTTCGGAAAGTAG
- a CDS encoding phosphoribosylanthranilate isomerase yields MLLKFCGLRRQEDVALAARLGATHCGFVFHAGSPRCVDAVAVSRLESGAMLRVGVFTGQDSGEIARIMRLARLDMAQLHAGQSVECARRLGPERVIRVLWPQRYGDAAALEAAAGQYADSCALYLLDAGRTGGGSGRTLVWEDLEDLRLPHPWLLAGGMSPANLRQALARCRPDGVDCNSGVEDAPGRKNARAMTDMARLAGRS; encoded by the coding sequence ATGCTGCTTAAATTTTGCGGGTTGCGGCGGCAGGAAGATGTGGCGCTGGCCGCCCGGCTGGGAGCCACGCACTGCGGTTTTGTGTTCCATGCGGGCAGCCCCCGCTGTGTGGATGCCGTGGCGGTCTCCCGTCTGGAGAGCGGCGCCATGCTGCGCGTGGGCGTTTTCACCGGGCAGGACAGCGGCGAGATAGCCCGCATCATGCGGCTGGCGCGACTGGACATGGCCCAGCTCCATGCCGGGCAGTCCGTGGAGTGTGCCCGGCGGCTGGGCCCTGAACGGGTGATCCGTGTCCTCTGGCCGCAGCGGTACGGGGATGCGGCCGCCCTGGAAGCCGCGGCAGGGCAGTATGCCGACAGCTGTGCCCTGTACCTGCTGGATGCCGGCAGGACAGGCGGCGGCAGCGGCCGCACGCTGGTCTGGGAAGACTTGGAAGATCTGCGTCTGCCCCATCCCTGGCTGCTGGCCGGGGGCATGTCGCCTGCCAATCTCCGGCAGGCCCTGGCACGGTGCCGTCCTGACGGCGTGGACTGCAATTCCGGCGTGGAAGATGCGCCGGGGCGGAAAAATGCCCGGGCCATGACGGACATGGCCCGGCTTGCCGGACGCTCCTGA
- a CDS encoding anthranilate synthase component I family protein: MNTTTSSDAAPQAPLVSLRQQARWLPADMDTPISLYLGMVGRQDGILLESAEVDGRWGRYSVLACDMALYVRCREGRLDLRIEDARLAPLAVLQGLPFVEGLRRLMQGLYLEAPAQIEGLPAITRALYGWVGFGMASLFQPRLATVMPPEEAESMLVLPGTQLVFDHLYNRLCQISLGEHREVRGSRDAEGSFSVSGDVRDDPGEAGYKAMVEKIKAMLHQGEAIQVVPSVNFSVACEGDPFVLYRRMRRYNASPYMFFMRLADFCFWGASPEVMVRCQKGRLQLSPIAGTRRRGRDDLEDARLAEELRSDPKEQAEHVMLVDLGRNDLGRVAQPGSVNLERCMDVERFSHVMHLTSRVTARLAQGLDALDVLAATFPAGTVSGAPKVRAMEIIRSLEGRARGPYAGCIGWLGLDKDSVDLDMGIAIRSMWSRQGRLFWQAGGGIVHDSDAALEWKEVCNKSAIMRLVLEEGDAHVPAHR, encoded by the coding sequence ATGAATACCACTACTTCTTCCGACGCGGCTCCCCAGGCTCCACTTGTCTCCTTGCGGCAGCAGGCCCGCTGGCTGCCCGCCGACATGGATACGCCCATCAGCCTTTATCTGGGCATGGTGGGCCGGCAGGACGGCATCCTGCTGGAAAGCGCGGAGGTGGACGGCCGCTGGGGGCGCTACAGCGTCCTTGCCTGCGATATGGCCCTGTATGTCCGCTGCCGCGAAGGGCGGCTGGACCTGCGCATCGAGGATGCACGCCTTGCCCCTCTTGCCGTTTTGCAGGGCCTGCCTTTTGTGGAAGGCCTGCGCCGCCTGATGCAGGGCCTGTACCTGGAGGCCCCGGCGCAGATCGAAGGCCTTCCGGCCATCACCCGCGCCCTTTACGGCTGGGTGGGCTTCGGCATGGCCTCCCTGTTCCAGCCCCGCCTGGCCACGGTCATGCCGCCGGAAGAGGCGGAAAGCATGCTGGTGCTGCCCGGGACGCAGCTGGTCTTCGACCATCTGTACAATCGGCTGTGCCAGATCAGCCTGGGCGAACACCGCGAGGTACGGGGCAGCCGCGATGCGGAAGGCAGCTTCAGCGTCAGCGGCGACGTCCGCGACGATCCCGGGGAAGCCGGCTACAAGGCCATGGTGGAAAAGATCAAGGCCATGCTGCATCAGGGCGAGGCCATACAGGTGGTGCCGTCCGTGAATTTTTCCGTGGCCTGCGAAGGGGATCCCTTCGTGCTCTACCGGCGTATGCGCCGCTATAATGCCTCGCCCTACATGTTCTTCATGCGGCTGGCAGACTTCTGCTTCTGGGGGGCCTCGCCGGAAGTCATGGTGCGCTGCCAGAAAGGCCGCCTGCAGCTGTCGCCCATCGCCGGGACGCGGCGCCGTGGCCGGGACGATCTGGAAGATGCCCGACTGGCGGAGGAATTGCGCAGTGACCCCAAGGAACAGGCCGAGCATGTGATGCTGGTGGATCTGGGGCGCAATGACCTCGGGCGGGTGGCCCAGCCCGGCAGCGTGAACCTGGAGCGCTGCATGGATGTGGAGCGTTTTTCCCATGTCATGCATCTGACCAGCCGTGTCACGGCCCGCCTTGCCCAGGGGCTCGATGCCCTGGACGTGCTGGCGGCCACCTTCCCGGCGGGGACGGTGAGCGGTGCGCCCAAGGTCAGGGCCATGGAGATCATCCGCAGCCTAGAAGGGCGCGCCCGCGGGCCGTATGCGGGGTGCATCGGCTGGCTGGGACTGGACAAGGACAGTGTGGACCTGGACATGGGCATCGCCATCCGCAGCATGTGGAGCCGTCAGGGCCGTCTGTTCTGGCAGGCCGGGGGCGGCATCGTCCACGATTCCGACGCTGCTCTGGAATGGAAAGAAGTTTGCAACAAATCAGCCATCATGCGCCTTGTGCTTGAAGAGGGTGACGCTCATGTTCCTGCTCATCGATAA
- a CDS encoding MATE family efflux transporter, which translates to MPEPDLSISPRAIWKLTWPQMLMMYLVFFMGFINIWVAGRISADVQAALGMVNQCGLFLMVVAMSMSSGATAAVSQSLGAKRLRRAQRYVGTTVLGSLLAGILVALLGWQLGSPILRTLQVPERILPVTAGFWGITMLALPAQYVYAATGVMFRATRQVLPPLWVAATVCIFDLLGCLGLGLGWFGLPCMGYMGIAWANAGAQCLGAVANCLLLCRAGYLCRRALPTMRWLRGGLPYLLKVALPAGAAQIVWQSGYLMLFVLVASLPFDSINALAGLTAGLRIEALLFLPGMAFNMSVSVLVGNCLGMGEPAKAKRVALQMIVIASLGMSAVAALLWPFRADLAALLSHEAGTQAQIINYLTYNLLSTPFSIASTVMGGVMVGAGATRYNLMVYGGTFWLVRLPLGWLLGHWLWGTASGVFLAMLVSQCLQTAIMFYVLLYRDWARFAMRARHHHVNR; encoded by the coding sequence ATGCCGGAACCGGATCTCAGCATTTCCCCCCGCGCCATATGGAAGCTCACCTGGCCGCAGATGCTCATGATGTATCTGGTCTTCTTCATGGGCTTCATCAATATCTGGGTGGCCGGACGCATCAGCGCCGACGTGCAGGCCGCGCTCGGCATGGTCAACCAATGCGGCCTGTTCCTCATGGTCGTGGCCATGTCCATGTCCAGCGGCGCCACGGCAGCGGTCAGCCAGTCGCTGGGGGCCAAGCGCCTGCGCCGTGCCCAGCGCTATGTGGGCACCACCGTCCTGGGCAGCCTGCTGGCCGGCATCCTGGTGGCCCTGCTGGGCTGGCAGCTGGGCAGTCCCATCCTGCGCACCCTTCAGGTCCCGGAACGCATCCTGCCGGTCACCGCCGGTTTCTGGGGCATCACCATGCTGGCCCTGCCCGCCCAGTATGTCTACGCCGCCACCGGCGTCATGTTCCGTGCCACCCGGCAGGTCCTGCCGCCGCTCTGGGTGGCGGCCACGGTCTGCATTTTCGACCTGCTGGGCTGTCTGGGGCTGGGTCTGGGCTGGTTCGGCCTGCCCTGCATGGGCTATATGGGCATCGCCTGGGCCAATGCCGGTGCCCAGTGCCTGGGGGCCGTGGCCAACTGCCTGCTGCTCTGCCGGGCCGGATACCTGTGCCGCCGGGCCCTGCCCACCATGCGCTGGCTGCGGGGCGGCCTGCCCTATCTGCTCAAGGTGGCCCTGCCCGCGGGAGCGGCCCAGATCGTCTGGCAATCCGGCTACCTCATGCTCTTCGTCCTGGTGGCATCCCTGCCCTTCGACAGCATCAATGCCCTGGCGGGCCTCACCGCCGGACTGCGCATCGAAGCCCTGCTCTTCCTGCCTGGCATGGCCTTCAACATGAGCGTTTCCGTCCTGGTGGGCAACTGTCTCGGCATGGGCGAACCCGCCAAGGCCAAGCGTGTCGCCCTGCAGATGATCGTCATCGCCTCGCTGGGCATGAGCGCCGTGGCGGCCCTGCTCTGGCCCTTCCGGGCCGACCTGGCGGCCCTGCTCTCCCATGAGGCGGGCACACAGGCCCAGATCATCAACTACCTGACCTACAACCTGCTTTCCACGCCCTTTTCCATCGCCAGCACCGTCATGGGCGGCGTCATGGTGGGCGCGGGCGCCACGCGTTACAATCTGATGGTCTACGGCGGCACCTTCTGGCTGGTACGTCTGCCGCTGGGCTGGCTGCTGGGCCACTGGCTGTGGGGCACGGCCTCCGGCGTGTTCCTGGCCATGCTGGTCTCGCAGTGTTTACAAACAGCCATCATGTTTTATGTTTTGCTGTACCGCGACTGGGCCCGCTTTGCCATGCGGGCCCGGCACCATCATGTCAACAGATAA
- the lysA gene encoding diaminopimelate decarboxylase — MSQIRSSYTDSINFYEGHSPLDLAQQFGTPLYVYNEAVLRQRCRELKALSSLPGFGVNYSVKANTNPVLLRIIREEGLVVDAMSPGELYMDRLAGFTADEILYISNNISEAELRNAVEHGVLVSVDSLSQVETLGRVNPGGKVMVRFNPGIGAGHHAKVVTAGKETKFGVSPELLDDLFAILKKHDLHLAGINQHIGSLFMEADGYIAAADVLLHLAERLPADVLQKLEVIDFGGGFGIPYHKYENQPRLDMDDLGRRLHGLISGWAEKTGYTGRFLVEPGRYVVAECGILLGSVNATKTNGDRRYAGTDLGFNVLVRPAMYDSFHDVEVYRQGAQGPDTGTVEQSVVGNICESGDILAKNRQLPLLHEGDVLGVLDAGAYGFVMSSSYNQRCRAAEILIQTDGSVRLIRRRETLEDLAACYEGLL; from the coding sequence ATGTCCCAGATCCGCTCCAGCTATACCGACAGTATCAATTTTTATGAAGGCCATTCTCCTCTGGATCTGGCCCAACAGTTCGGTACGCCGCTCTATGTCTACAACGAGGCCGTGCTGCGCCAGCGCTGCCGCGAACTCAAGGCCCTTTCCTCCCTGCCCGGCTTCGGTGTCAACTATTCGGTCAAGGCCAACACCAACCCCGTGCTGCTGCGCATTATCCGTGAAGAAGGCCTGGTGGTGGATGCCATGAGCCCCGGCGAGCTGTACATGGACCGGCTGGCGGGCTTCACCGCCGACGAGATCCTTTACATCTCCAACAACATCTCTGAGGCCGAGCTGCGCAATGCCGTCGAGCACGGTGTGCTGGTCAGCGTGGATTCCCTTTCCCAGGTGGAGACCCTGGGCCGCGTCAACCCCGGCGGCAAGGTCATGGTGCGCTTCAACCCCGGCATCGGTGCGGGCCATCACGCCAAGGTCGTCACGGCCGGCAAGGAGACAAAATTCGGCGTTTCGCCGGAACTGCTGGACGACCTGTTCGCCATCCTGAAGAAACATGACCTGCATCTGGCCGGCATCAACCAGCACATCGGTTCCCTGTTCATGGAAGCCGACGGCTATATCGCCGCCGCCGACGTCCTGCTGCACCTGGCCGAACGCCTGCCCGCCGATGTGCTGCAAAAGCTGGAAGTCATCGACTTCGGCGGCGGTTTCGGCATCCCCTACCACAAATACGAAAACCAGCCCCGTCTGGACATGGACGACCTGGGCCGCCGCCTGCACGGCCTCATCAGCGGCTGGGCGGAAAAGACCGGCTACACCGGCCGCTTCCTGGTGGAGCCCGGCCGCTATGTGGTGGCCGAATGCGGCATCCTGCTGGGGAGCGTCAATGCCACCAAGACCAACGGCGACAGGCGCTATGCCGGGACCGACCTGGGTTTCAACGTGCTGGTGCGCCCGGCCATGTACGACTCCTTCCACGATGTGGAAGTGTATCGCCAGGGCGCGCAGGGCCCGGATACCGGGACCGTGGAGCAGAGCGTCGTGGGCAATATCTGCGAAAGCGGCGACATCCTGGCCAAGAACCGCCAGCTGCCCCTGCTGCATGAAGGCGACGTGCTGGGCGTGCTGGACGCCGGGGCCTACGGCTTCGTGATGTCTTCCTCCTACAACCAGCGTTGCCGGGCCGCCGAGATCCTGATCCAGACCGACGGCAGCGTGCGCCTGATCCGCCGCCGCGAGACCCTGGAGGACCTGGCCGCCTGTTACGAGGGCCTGCTGTAA
- the trpD gene encoding anthranilate phosphoribosyltransferase encodes MFLLIDNYDSFTYNLVQAFYALGHEPVVLRNDDPAILDMAVDPALEMVCISPGPGHPSQTGFCPEFLRRLPHHVPVLGVCLGHQLLGLHAGAQVDVGPCIMHGKQSEIVHDGSGLFEGLPNPMKVARYHSLVVRTGEEEGNALFKVTARAPEGEVMALQYRDRPWVGVQFHPESILTPDGLRLLGNFPQAILPRQGRDGGMAEVLEHLARREDLTADMAARSFGALMDGKLTPAQAGSFLMGLRMKGESALELAHATRAALARAVRVEGIPGPCIDVVGTGGDGRHSFNCSTATSLVLAGMGYKVVKHGNRAVSSTCGSADALESLGIPLDTDPAAVADMVARRNFAFLFAPHFHPAFKNIGPLRKELGVRTLFNLLGPMINPARPSHLLMGVARPELVPLLADTLSQSALYRAAVVCGAGNYDELTPMGPATAMLLHNGSVRPLELDPASFGFQSCTPEELAVESREEAVAVLRRLLDGEGPRPMRDMVALNVGLAIFLMEESMPLDVCMARAREAVRAGLGRRVLHAA; translated from the coding sequence ATGTTCCTGCTCATCGATAATTACGACTCCTTTACCTACAACCTGGTCCAGGCGTTCTATGCCCTGGGGCACGAGCCCGTGGTGCTGCGCAACGACGACCCCGCCATCCTGGACATGGCCGTGGACCCCGCCCTGGAGATGGTCTGCATCTCGCCCGGGCCGGGACATCCCTCGCAAACAGGCTTCTGCCCCGAATTCCTGCGCCGCCTGCCGCATCATGTGCCGGTGCTGGGCGTCTGTCTGGGCCATCAGCTGCTGGGCCTGCATGCCGGGGCGCAGGTGGATGTGGGCCCCTGCATCATGCACGGCAAACAGTCCGAGATCGTGCACGACGGCAGCGGCCTGTTCGAGGGCCTGCCCAATCCCATGAAGGTGGCCCGCTATCATTCGCTGGTGGTCCGTACCGGGGAAGAGGAGGGCAATGCCCTGTTCAAGGTGACGGCCCGGGCCCCCGAGGGCGAGGTCATGGCCCTGCAATACCGTGACAGGCCGTGGGTGGGGGTGCAGTTCCATCCCGAATCCATCCTGACGCCGGACGGCCTGCGCCTGCTGGGCAACTTCCCCCAGGCCATCCTGCCCCGGCAGGGACGGGACGGCGGCATGGCCGAGGTGCTGGAGCATCTGGCACGCCGGGAGGATTTGACGGCAGACATGGCGGCACGCAGTTTTGGGGCGCTCATGGACGGCAAGCTCACGCCTGCCCAGGCCGGGAGCTTCCTCATGGGGCTGCGCATGAAGGGCGAAAGCGCTCTGGAGCTGGCCCATGCCACCCGGGCGGCCCTGGCCCGTGCCGTGCGCGTGGAAGGCATCCCTGGCCCGTGCATCGACGTGGTGGGGACCGGCGGTGACGGCCGCCATTCCTTCAACTGCTCCACGGCTACCTCGCTGGTGCTGGCAGGCATGGGCTACAAGGTGGTGAAGCACGGCAACCGGGCCGTCTCGTCCACCTGCGGCAGTGCCGATGCCCTGGAGAGCCTGGGCATCCCGCTGGATACCGATCCCGCGGCAGTGGCGGACATGGTGGCCAGGCGCAACTTCGCCTTCCTCTTCGCCCCGCATTTTCATCCGGCGTTCAAGAATATCGGCCCGTTGCGCAAGGAACTGGGGGTGCGCACCCTGTTCAACCTGCTGGGCCCCATGATCAATCCGGCCCGGCCCAGCCATCTGCTCATGGGCGTGGCCCGGCCCGAGCTGGTGCCCCTGCTGGCCGATACCCTGTCCCAGTCCGCGCTCTACCGGGCGGCGGTGGTCTGCGGGGCCGGCAACTATGACGAGCTGACGCCCATGGGCCCGGCCACGGCCATGCTGCTGCACAACGGCAGCGTCCGGCCCCTTGAGCTGGATCCCGCCAGCTTCGGCTTCCAGAGCTGCACCCCGGAAGAGCTGGCGGTGGAGAGCCGTGAAGAAGCCGTGGCCGTGCTGCGGCGCCTGCTTGACGGTGAAGGCCCGCGCCCCATGCGCGACATGGTGGCCCTCAACGTGGGGCTGGCCATCTTCCTCATGGAAGAGAGCATGCCGCTGGATGTCTGCATGGCCCGTGCCCGCGAAGCCGTACGTGCCGGTCTGGGGAGGAGGGTCCTCCATGCTGCTTGA
- a CDS encoding indole-3-glycerol phosphate synthase TrpC, which produces MLLERFLWAKADEVARLRRQEREDGLPAPYSGQRGDFAAALQGRKEGAPLAVIAEFKQASPSRGRICDTLTVEEAARQYVNAGAGALSILTERRFFAGELDFLGRAAARCPGTPLLRKDFIFDPLQVRATAATPAAALLLIVALTPDAALLRRLREQAESFGMQAVVEVCGRKDLALARESGARLIQVNARDLDTLRVDRRACLELARQFPPEQGEIWIAASGMDRRGHLEEAARAGFSAALVGTALMADGEPGAALHRLLHGREEGHHAA; this is translated from the coding sequence ATGCTGCTTGAGCGTTTTCTCTGGGCCAAGGCTGACGAAGTGGCACGGTTGCGGCGGCAGGAAAGGGAAGACGGCCTGCCTGCCCCCTACAGCGGGCAGCGCGGCGATTTTGCTGCGGCCCTGCAGGGGAGGAAGGAGGGCGCGCCGCTGGCCGTCATCGCGGAATTCAAGCAGGCTTCACCGTCCCGCGGGCGCATCTGCGACACCCTGACGGTGGAGGAGGCCGCCCGGCAGTATGTGAACGCCGGCGCGGGAGCCCTGTCCATCCTCACGGAGCGGCGCTTTTTTGCCGGTGAGCTGGACTTCCTGGGGCGGGCGGCCGCCCGCTGCCCCGGAACGCCCCTGCTGCGCAAGGACTTCATCTTCGATCCCCTGCAGGTGCGGGCCACGGCGGCCACCCCGGCAGCGGCCCTGCTGCTCATCGTGGCCCTGACCCCGGATGCCGCGCTGCTGCGGCGTCTGCGCGAGCAGGCGGAAAGTTTCGGCATGCAGGCCGTGGTGGAGGTCTGCGGCAGGAAGGATCTGGCGCTGGCCCGGGAGAGCGGGGCGCGCCTCATCCAGGTCAATGCCCGGGATCTGGACACGCTGCGGGTGGACAGACGTGCCTGCCTGGAACTGGCACGGCAGTTTCCGCCGGAGCAGGGCGAGATCTGGATCGCGGCCAGCGGCATGGATCGTCGCGGGCATCTGGAAGAAGCCGCCCGGGCCGGATTTTCCGCTGCGCTGGTGGGGACGGCCCTCATGGCGGACGGAGAACCCGGTGCCGCCTTGCACCGGCTGCTCCACGGCCGGGAGGAAGGGCATCATGCTGCTTAA